A section of the Castanea sativa cultivar Marrone di Chiusa Pesio chromosome 12, ASM4071231v1 genome encodes:
- the LOC142619772 gene encoding uncharacterized protein LOC142619772 produces MDLWAVHHVKNTTRTPVFLGNSFSEKPNSWNLGKPNSCSGTDCKGKVFEIRVLRRRRISTSSSSSFAVRAMAKKNHENSGNGDRSIPEGDGKKKNNSSDGNKSNDTASNKSERTSLDWREFRANLFAREQAEKVETDTHNQDVKPHESKPLGLKWAHPIPVPETGCVLVATEKLDGVRTFERTVVLLLRSGTRHPQEGPFGIVINRPLHKKIKHMKPTNLDLATTFSDCSLHFGGPLEASMFLLKTGEKSKLPGFEEVIPGLCFGARNCLDEAAVLVKKGILKPQDFKFFVGYAGWQLDQLREEIESDYWYVAACSSNLICGASSDSSSESLWEEILQLMGGHYSELSRKPKQDM; encoded by the exons ATGGATTTGTGGGCGGTGCATCATGTAAAGAACACAACCCGGACCCCAGTCTTTCTCGGGAACTCGTTTTCCGAGAAACCCAATTCCTGGAACTTGGGAAAACCCAATTCTTGTAGCGGAACTGACTGTAAAGGCAAGGTCTTTGAGATCAGGGTTTTGAGGAGACGCAGGATttccacttcttcttcttcttccttcgcTGTTAGAGCTATGGCAAAGAAGAATCATGAAAATTCTG GAAATGGTGATCGTTCTATTCCAGAAGGAGAtgggaagaaaaagaacaatTCTTCTGATGGAAACAAATCCAATGACACTGCTTCCAATAAATCTGAGCGTACAAGCTTGGACTGGAGAGAGTTCAGAGCAAACCTATTTGCCCGGGAGCAG GCAGAAAAGGTAGAGACTGATACTCACAACCAGGATGTGAAACCCCATGAATCCAAACCTCTTGGCCTTAAATGGGCCCATCCTATTCCAGTACCTGAGACTGGCTGTGTCCTTGTTGCCACAGAAAAACTTGATGGAGTGCGAACTTTCGAGAGAACTGTTGTTCTCCTTCTTAGATCTGGAACCAGACACCCACAAGAAGGCCCGTTTGGGATTGTCATCAACCGTCCACTTCACAAAAAGATCAAACACATGAAACCCACTAATCTTGATCTAGCAACCACCTTTTCTGATTGTTCCTTGCATTTTGGGGGACCTCTTGAGGCAAGcatgtttttgttaaaaactgGGGAAAAATCAAAGCTTCCTGGATTTGAAGAGGTGATCCCTGGCCTGTGCTTTGGTGCTCGAAACTGTTTGGATGAAGCTGCAGTGCTGGTAAAGAAGGGTATTCTTAAGCCTCAGGATTTCAAATTCTTTGTTGGTTATGCTGGGTGGCAGCTGGACCAATTGAGAGAGGAGATTGAATCTGATTATTGGTATGTGGCTGCTTGCAGCTCAAATTTGATTTGTGGGGCTTCATCAGATTCTTCATCAGAAAGTTTGTGGGAGGAGATATTGCAACTAATGGGTGGTCACTATTCAGAATTGAGCCGGAAGCCTAAGCAAGATATGTAG
- the LOC142619008 gene encoding putative serine/threonine-protein kinase At1g54610, giving the protein MGCICSKGASDAEKIADWERAQELSKSSVQVVAPAPSKRQEVVVEVIGGGGVDGSLRPKSKASSRVNSGSITSAKDTEEKKKRIVERPTNGHHQRWATMDLGSSGRHSEVSKIISTPQGGKGEQSAAEWPSWLTAVAGEAIKGWVPRRAESFEKLDKIGQGTYSSVYKARDLDTGKIVALKKVRFLNMDPESVRFMAREIHILRKLDHPNVMKLEGIVTSRMSSSLYLVFEYMDHDLAGLSATRSIKFTEPQIKCYMQQLLCGLEHCHSRGILHRDIKGSNLLIDNNGVLKIADFGLATFYEPDQEQPLTSRVVTLWYRAPELLLGATEYGAAIDMWSSGCILAELFAGKPIMPGRTEVEQMHKIFKLCGSPSEDYWQKSKLPHATSFKPQHRYRRFVADTFKDFPSSALALVDKLLSIEPEKRGSAASALRSEFFTTKPLPLEPSSLPKYPPCKEIDAKLRDEEERRRKAENVKCRGAESVRRGLRDAKAVPTPEFNAQGDVSLKGQTNPKTSSHKYDPTEESGSGFRMEPPRGARKNGFTHCSSVVHTSLVGSSLNRPGAPARYNGESKAQKSHMPPAAADLSNSPHKDEGVARKEPEMGYVPKKNRIHYSGPLMPPGGNIEDMLKEHERQIQQAVRKARLDKTRTNKNYDGYH; this is encoded by the exons ATGGGGTGCATTTGCTCCAAAGGAGCCTCAGACGCTGAAAAGATTGCTGATTGGGAGAGAGCACAGGAGCTTAGTAAGTCCTCAGTTCAAGTGGTAGCTCCAGCTCCCTCTAAGAGACAGGAGGTGGTAGTAGAGGTAATAGGTGGTGGAGGAGTTGATGGTTCATTGCGTCCGAAATCCAAGGCATCCTCAAGAGTGAATTCGGGGTCTATCACGTCGGCAAAGGACactgaagagaagaaaaaaaggattGTGGAAAGACCCACCAATGGCCATCACCAAAGATGGGCAACAATGGATTTAGGATCAAGTGGAAGACATTCTGAGGTGTCTAAGATAATTAGCACGCCCCAAGGTGGTAAAGGGGAGCAAAGTGCGGCTGAGTGGCCGTCTTGGTTAACTGCAGTTGCAGGAGAAGCCATCAAAGGTTGGGTGCCTCGAAGGGCAGAATCGTTTGAGAAGTTagacaaa ATTGGACAAGGAACTTACAGCAGTGTATATAAGGCTCGTGACCTTGACACTGGCAAAATCGTTGCGTTGAAGAAAGTTCGATTTCTAAATATGGATCCAGAAAGTGTACGTTTTATGGCTAGGGAAATCCATATTCTGCGTAAACTTGACCATCCAAATGTTATGAAGCTTGAGGGAATAGTTACATCAAGGATGTCAAGCAGCTTGTACCTTGTCTTTGAGTACATGGACCATGACCTTGCTGGGCTCTCAGCAACACGTAGCATCAAGTTTACTGAACCACAG ATTAAATGTTACATGCAACAGTTGCTTTGTGGCCTTGAGCACTGCCATAGTCGTGGTATTCTTCACCGGGACATCAAGGGTTCAAATCTTCTGATTGACAATAATGGAGTTCTTAAGATTGCAGACTTTGGTTTGGCCACCTTTTATGAGCCTGATCAAGAGCAGCCGTTGACAAGCCGTGTTGTAACTCTGTGGTATAGAGCACCTGAGCTCTTGCTTGGGGCTACAGAGTATGGGGCAGCTATTGATATGTGGAGCTCGGGTTGCATCCTAGCAGAACTGTTTGCTGGGAAGCCTATTATGCCTGGAAGAACAGAG GTGGAACAAATGCATAAGATTTTTAAGCTTTGTGGGTCACCCTCTGAGGACTACTggcaaaaatcaaaattgcCTCATGCAACTAGTTTCAAACCTCAACATCGATACAGGCGTTTTGTTGCTGACACATTCAAAGACTTTCCCTCTTCTGCTTTGGCTCTTGTTGATAAACTCCTTTCAATAGAGCCAGAGAAACGAGGATCAGCTGCATCTGCACTTAGAAGTGAG TTCTTCACAACAAAGCCCCTACCTTTGGAGCCATCAAGTTTACCAAAATATCCTCCATGCAAGGAGATTGATGCCAAGCTTCGAGACGAGGAAGAAAGAAG gAGAAAAGCTGAAAATGTAAAATGTCGTGGTGCTGAGTCTGTCAGAAGGGGTTTAAGAGATGCCAAGGCAGTGCCAACACCAGAATTCAACGCCCAGGGAGATGTTTCTTTGAAG GGGCAGACTAATCCCAAAACCTCCAGTCACAAGTACGATCCCACGGAGGAAAGTGGGTCTGGTTTCCGGATGGAGCCACCTAGAGGAGCTAGGAAGAATGGCTTCACTCATTGTAGTTCAGTGGTACACACTAGTTTAGTAGGATCATCATTGAACAGGCCTGGAGCCCCTGCAAGATACAATGGTGAGTCAAAGGCACAGAAGTCTCACATGCCTCCTGCAGCTGCAGACCTGTCCAATTCTCCGCATAAAGATGAAGGAGTAGCTAGAAAAGAACCTGAAATg GGATATGTACCAAAGAAGAACAGAATCCACTACTCTGGACCATTGATGCCTCCAGGAGGAAACATTGAAGATATGCTCAAAGAGCATGAGAGACAAATCCAACAAGCTGTTCGTAAAGCACGACTTGACAAGACCAGAACCAATAAAAACTACGATGGTTACCATTGA